The Marivirga tractuosa DSM 4126 genome contains the following window.
TTCTCAGATGCAGGTCTTAGATCATTTAAATGCAAGTAGCTCATTTCTTTAATGGAATAGCCGTATTGCGAGCTTGCGGCTTTATTAGCTAATAAGATAGATTGGCTTTTAATGTCAAAAATATACATAGGATTCGGATTGTCACGAAACAATCTTCTGAAATCGTTTTTAACAGATTCAATGGAATTGGTTTTTCTTTTTATTAAATAATATAAAAGAAATGTAGTGAGCACCACATAAAAGAAGCCTTTCCATTGGCTAAGTGTATTAATTGAATTTGTGCTTAATTGAAACTCATCACCCAAAAAGAAAAGTAACTCATCACTAAGCCCAATCCATATTATTCCTGCAAATAGATAAATTAGAGGAATGGTCCAATCTTTTTCTTCTAGTTTCATGTAGGGGTAGGGAATTTTTGCTGCTTAGGTTAATCTTTAATTTATTAAGGTATAAAAAATCAAGGTATTTTTATACATAAGTCTTAGTTTATTTAGGTAGAAAGTTTGATAACTAATCGAGTTAATTACAATATTAAGAAGTCGGTTTGCCATCTATGTTTTATCTTTGTGATAAATCAGATTAATTATGCCAAAACAAGCGAAAAATCCAAAAGATACTTACACCATCATGACCGAATTGGTATTGCCCAATGATACTAATCCGCTGAATAACCTTATGGGAGGTCGTTTGATGCATTGGATGGATATTGTTTCAGCCATTGCTGCTCAAAAGCACTGTAACAGGATAGTGGTTACGGCTTCTGTAGATAATATTTCTTTTCAGCATCCTATCGCTTTAGGAGATGTAGTGACCCTGGAAGCTAAGGTGACCAGAGCTTTTAGTTCTTCAGTTGAGGTTCATATTGTGGTAAAAGGAGAGAATATACCT
Protein-coding sequences here:
- a CDS encoding acyl-CoA thioesterase, which translates into the protein MPKQAKNPKDTYTIMTELVLPNDTNPLNNLMGGRLMHWMDIVSAIAAQKHCNRIVVTASVDNISFQHPIALGDVVTLEAKVTRAFSSSVEVHIVVKGENIPSGKKYPSNSAFFTFVAVDQSGRPIDVPELIPETEEEQELFDGALRRRQLRLVLGKRMKPEEATELKSIFKLDE